The bacterium DNA segment CTGCCGAAATCTCTTTGGAATTAGGGTAAAAGGCAACATCAGCACCATCTTTGTCTATGGGAAGCTTAAAATCAGCAAACCCTTCTTCTTCTCGCAGTTCTTCCTCAACCATTTCTAAAACCTGGAAATATACCGCTTCAGGAATACCCATATTATTTCCAGTAGCCAGCGCCTTTTCTGTCCCCTTATGTAGCACCCCAGGCACCTTATCCCTGGGCCTAAGAGCCTTCATTAATTCCATTATGTGAACAATGTCAACCTTCATTGGGCAAGCATACATACATCTTCCACAAATGGTGCAAACCCAGGGGAATTTGGAGTCAACTACTTCATCCACCATCCCGTAAACTAACTTCCGCAGAACCTTACGGATATCCCATCCTTCAAGGTCACCCAAAATCCCTGAAACCGCACAACCTCCGGCACATGTCCCGCAAGTTAAGCAAGTATTTAAGTCTGCATGTTGCAAAATCTCTTTAATCTCCTCAGATACCTTTTTGGGTTGAATAGATTCCATCTCTAAACCTCCTGATTTTAAATATAGGACTTATTTTTTTAACGGGTTTGGACCCAGGTTTCGTATCCTCTCAGTCATCTCCCGGGCAACCTCAGCGAACTTAGGCCCCATAGAAGCGCTCATATTATACATCTCCAGCCTCTTTCCATCAATACCAATCTCATCCAGCAATTTTTTAGCCCTGGCTACCCGCCGTTTAGCTTTGATATTTCCATCTATAAAATGGCAGTTGCCTTCAAGACAACCAGCCACATACACTCCATCAGCCCCATCCTCAAATGCTTTGAGCAGATATAAAATATCCACCTTGCCGGTGCAGGGCAGCTTAATTATCTTGACATTCGCCGGATAATTAAGTCTCATCGAGCCGGCTAAGTCAGCGGCTCCATAGGCACAGTAATGACAGCAAAAAGCAACTATCTCCGGTTCGAATTGTTCACTCATATTTCACCTCTTAATTTTAAATATAGGACTTATTAAACATTGCATCTACTTTAGCC contains these protein-coding regions:
- a CDS encoding hydrogenase iron-sulfur subunit; amino-acid sequence: MSEQFEPEIVAFCCHYCAYGAADLAGSMRLNYPANVKIIKLPCTGKVDILYLLKAFEDGADGVYVAGCLEGNCHFIDGNIKAKRRVARAKKLLDEIGIDGKRLEMYNMSASMGPKFAEVAREMTERIRNLGPNPLKK